A region of Pseudomonas sp. Marseille-Q3773 DNA encodes the following proteins:
- a CDS encoding DUF2333 family protein, with product MLDWKNREAQAEPRERVDGRGAAARSYLGGLWSRALGTLIGLYLLVCIGLGWYWSQEPALFPVQQNAQAAAERTGQQMVVGYTTLETLKTVAGTLLNKPGGYISNDRFPPGLWMDNMPSWEYGVLVQVRDLSRALRKDFARSQSQSTEDADLAKAEPRFNFDNKSWILPSSESEFEEGIKSLSRYQTRLAAGDKGAIFYTRADNLNNWLGDVATRLGSLSQRLSASVGRVKLNSTLKTESVVAGQAPQVDEELVETPWLQIDNVFYEARGQAWALSHLLRAIEVDFADVLAKKNATVSVRQIIRELEASQEALWSPMVLNGSGFGMWANHSLVMANYISRANAAVIDLRQLLSQG from the coding sequence ATGCTGGACTGGAAAAACCGCGAGGCCCAAGCCGAGCCCCGTGAGCGTGTCGACGGCCGTGGCGCCGCCGCCCGTAGCTACCTTGGCGGCCTCTGGAGCCGTGCACTGGGGACCCTCATCGGGTTGTACCTGCTGGTGTGCATCGGCCTGGGCTGGTACTGGAGCCAGGAGCCGGCACTGTTCCCGGTGCAGCAGAACGCCCAGGCCGCCGCCGAGCGTACCGGCCAGCAGATGGTGGTGGGCTACACCACACTCGAAACCCTCAAGACCGTGGCCGGTACCCTGCTGAACAAGCCGGGTGGCTACATCTCCAACGACCGCTTCCCGCCAGGGCTGTGGATGGACAACATGCCGAGCTGGGAGTACGGCGTACTGGTTCAGGTGCGCGACCTGTCCCGCGCCCTGCGCAAGGACTTCGCCCGCTCGCAGTCGCAGTCTACCGAAGACGCCGACCTGGCCAAGGCCGAGCCGCGCTTCAACTTCGACAACAAGAGCTGGATCCTGCCATCGAGCGAATCGGAGTTCGAAGAGGGCATCAAGTCGCTGAGCCGCTACCAGACCCGTCTGGCGGCTGGCGACAAGGGCGCGATCTTCTATACCCGTGCCGACAACCTGAACAACTGGCTGGGTGACGTGGCCACCCGCCTGGGCTCGCTGTCGCAGCGCCTGTCGGCGAGTGTTGGCCGGGTCAAGCTCAACAGCACGCTGAAGACCGAGTCGGTAGTCGCCGGCCAGGCGCCGCAGGTGGACGAGGAACTGGTGGAAACCCCGTGGCTGCAGATCGACAACGTGTTCTACGAGGCCCGTGGCCAGGCCTGGGCGCTGTCGCACCTGCTGCGCGCCATCGAGGTGGACTTCGCCGATGTGCTGGCGAAGAAGAACGCCACGGTCAGCGTGCGCCAGATCATTCGTGAGCTGGAAGCCTCGCAGGAAGCCCTGTGGAGCCCGATGGTGCTCAACGGCAGCGGCTTTGGCATGTGGGCCAACCACTCGCTGGTCATGGCCAACTACATTTCCCGGGCCAACGCCGCAGTGATCGACCTGCGTCAGCTGCTGTCGCAGGGTTGA
- a CDS encoding methyl-accepting chemotaxis protein, with protein MRLKWLTNFNTLLLVTVCIALGATLWWSQRALERPYQLMEHYLGLSQQFQHQAAGNIQAYLASGDALRHAAAMEANQQLQAALAEWPDELAGKLRPSLDSLQAFTTEELLAAGKLAGDPQALLLQAERELGANFEQLASYARDSGSADANRYLLPLLDATVHLGRLSLARDKLVSSSRPELADEVERELQLIRTQAQIIDSLPLLGVTRAAESGADDFASMMGLETQASTQQEDVAIGLKRELQSLLSRYPAELQRTRDQIERRAALAASTGQRLQAVQQAIAALEPEVRSQHATIAAEVRIIQSLMIALILLIALLIDTLQRRLARTLTGLAPALSRWAEGDFAKAIALGRTNRELHDIQDSLNRLRQYLVELVGTIRHNAEQVAGSSHALAGMSAALHDGAERQAGDTGQIRDALGELEATIQQVAGDASAAADASRDAGRAVEQGQAVIGQSLAGLRELVDEVQGNARLIEQLAEESATIGGVLTVIRSIAEQTNLLALNAAIEAARAGEMGRGFAVVADEVRSLAQRTTGATGEIQALIDRLQQAARSSVAGMRAQLEHAEATANQAQAADGALDEIVCAIRTISDTAVRIADVTAQQSGAVSEIRDHSERIHELGEDNLQRIGEGREQGEQLLSLGGELNRAVRAFRV; from the coding sequence ATGCGCCTGAAGTGGCTGACCAATTTCAACACCCTGTTGCTGGTAACCGTGTGTATCGCCCTGGGCGCGACCCTGTGGTGGTCGCAACGGGCCCTGGAGCGCCCCTATCAATTGATGGAGCACTACCTGGGCCTGTCCCAGCAGTTCCAGCACCAGGCAGCCGGCAACATCCAGGCCTACCTGGCCAGCGGCGACGCCCTGCGCCACGCGGCGGCCATGGAAGCCAACCAGCAACTGCAAGCGGCGCTGGCCGAATGGCCCGACGAACTGGCCGGCAAACTGCGCCCCAGCCTGGACAGCCTGCAAGCCTTCACCACCGAGGAACTGCTGGCCGCCGGCAAGCTGGCAGGCGACCCACAGGCGTTGCTGCTGCAAGCCGAGCGGGAACTGGGGGCCAACTTCGAACAGCTGGCCAGCTATGCTCGCGACAGCGGCAGCGCCGACGCCAACCGCTACCTGCTGCCCCTGCTGGACGCCACCGTGCACCTCGGTCGCCTGTCATTGGCACGGGACAAGCTGGTCAGCAGCAGTCGCCCGGAACTGGCCGATGAAGTTGAACGTGAACTGCAGCTTATTCGCACCCAGGCCCAGATCATCGACAGCCTGCCGCTGCTTGGGGTAACCCGTGCTGCCGAATCCGGCGCCGACGACTTCGCCTCCATGATGGGCCTGGAGACCCAAGCCAGCACCCAGCAGGAAGACGTCGCCATTGGCCTGAAGCGTGAGTTGCAAAGCCTGCTCAGCCGCTACCCGGCAGAACTGCAACGCACCCGAGACCAGATCGAGCGCCGAGCCGCCCTGGCCGCCAGCACCGGGCAGCGCCTGCAGGCGGTGCAGCAGGCCATTGCGGCTCTGGAGCCGGAGGTACGCAGCCAGCACGCGACGATTGCCGCCGAAGTGCGCATCATCCAGAGCCTGATGATTGCCCTGATCCTGCTGATCGCGCTGCTGATCGACACTCTGCAACGGCGTCTGGCGCGTACCCTGACCGGCCTGGCCCCGGCCCTGTCGCGCTGGGCCGAAGGCGACTTCGCCAAGGCCATCGCCCTGGGCAGGACCAACCGCGAACTGCACGACATCCAGGATTCGCTCAACCGCCTGCGCCAGTATCTGGTTGAACTGGTCGGCACCATCCGCCATAACGCCGAACAGGTGGCTGGCAGCAGCCACGCCCTTGCCGGCATGAGCGCCGCTCTGCACGACGGCGCCGAACGCCAGGCCGGCGACACCGGGCAGATCCGCGATGCACTGGGTGAGCTGGAAGCGACCATCCAGCAGGTGGCCGGTGATGCCAGCGCAGCAGCCGACGCCAGCCGCGATGCCGGCCGCGCGGTGGAGCAGGGGCAGGCGGTGATTGGCCAGAGCCTTGCGGGCTTGCGCGAACTGGTCGATGAAGTGCAGGGCAATGCCCGCTTGATCGAGCAACTGGCGGAAGAATCGGCCACGATCGGTGGCGTGCTGACGGTGATTCGCTCGATTGCCGAGCAGACCAACCTGCTGGCGCTGAACGCCGCAATCGAGGCGGCGCGTGCCGGCGAGATGGGCCGCGGCTTTGCCGTGGTGGCCGACGAGGTACGTTCGCTGGCGCAGCGCACCACCGGCGCAACCGGCGAGATCCAGGCGCTGATCGACCGCCTGCAGCAGGCCGCCAGAAGTTCGGTGGCCGGGATGCGTGCGCAGCTTGAACATGCCGAGGCCACGGCCAACCAGGCCCAGGCGGCGGATGGAGCGCTGGACGAGATTGTCTGTGCCATTCGCACCATTTCGGACACAGCGGTGCGGATTGCCGATGTCACGGCGCAGCAGAGTGGTGCCGTGAGCGAGATTCGCGACCACAGCGAGCGGATTCATGAGCTGGGTGAGGACAACCTGCAGCGCATTGGCGAGGGGCGCGAGCAAGGCGAGCAGCTGCTGAGTCTTGGTGGTGAACTGAACCGGGCGGTGCGGGCCTTCAGAGTCTAG
- a CDS encoding diguanylate cyclase: MSQAVEPSPQCPVQQLTRSGLRKDDPLGQLLRPPLRKPVYILLQDHERAQRLAQQLEFFGLVVQALDSAAAFHASIEEYPPSAIIMDVDFTGAGQGLLLAAQVQQGLARHIPLLFFSHHETDTPTRLAAVRAGAQDFLTGTLEASSLLEKVERLTNAAPHDPLRVLIIDDSRTQALYTERVLAGAGMLTRSLTDPIRTMAELADFQPDLIILDLYMPACTGPELAKVIRHSDRYVSVPIIYLSAEDDLDKQLDAMSEGGDDFLTKPFRSRQLITTVRNRAARARHLKARMVRDSLTGLYNHTHILQLLEDCSFRARREQQPLSFAMLDIDHFKKINDRHGHPMGDRVIKSLALFLKQRLRKTDFIGRYGGEEFAIVMPNTALDAAHKVLDEIRRRFAEILYPAQPQDLRCTFSAGVVQLDEGLDALTMASAADEALYRAKHAGRNCVVRVEP; this comes from the coding sequence ATGAGCCAAGCAGTCGAGCCGAGCCCGCAGTGCCCCGTCCAACAGCTGACGCGTAGCGGCCTGCGCAAGGATGACCCGCTTGGCCAACTGCTGCGGCCGCCGCTGCGCAAGCCGGTGTACATCCTGCTGCAGGACCACGAACGTGCCCAGCGCCTGGCCCAGCAACTGGAATTCTTTGGCCTGGTGGTACAGGCGCTGGACAGCGCTGCGGCCTTTCACGCCTCGATCGAGGAATACCCACCCTCGGCCATCATCATGGATGTCGATTTCACCGGCGCCGGGCAGGGCCTGCTGCTGGCGGCCCAGGTGCAGCAAGGGCTGGCCCGGCACATTCCGCTGCTGTTCTTCAGCCACCATGAAACCGACACCCCGACACGCCTGGCCGCCGTGCGCGCCGGCGCCCAGGACTTTCTCACCGGCACCCTGGAAGCCTCCAGCCTGCTGGAAAAGGTCGAGCGACTGACCAATGCCGCCCCGCACGACCCCTTGCGCGTGCTGATCATCGACGATTCGCGCACCCAGGCCCTGTATACCGAGCGCGTGCTGGCCGGCGCCGGCATGCTCACCCGCAGCCTGACCGATCCGATCCGCACCATGGCCGAGCTGGCCGACTTCCAGCCCGACCTGATCATCCTCGACCTGTACATGCCCGCCTGCACCGGCCCCGAGCTGGCCAAGGTCATCCGCCACAGTGACCGCTATGTGAGCGTGCCGATCATCTACCTGTCTGCCGAGGACGACCTGGACAAGCAGCTGGATGCCATGAGTGAAGGCGGGGATGACTTCCTGACCAAGCCGTTTCGCTCACGCCAGCTGATCACCACCGTGCGCAACCGGGCCGCCCGTGCCCGGCACCTGAAGGCGCGCATGGTGCGCGACAGCCTGACCGGGCTGTACAACCACACGCACATCCTGCAACTGCTAGAAGACTGCAGCTTCCGCGCCCGCCGTGAGCAACAGCCGTTGAGCTTCGCCATGCTCGACATCGACCATTTCAAGAAGATCAACGACCGCCACGGCCACCCGATGGGCGACCGGGTGATCAAGAGCCTGGCCTTGTTCCTCAAGCAGCGCCTGCGCAAGACCGACTTCATTGGCCGCTATGGTGGTGAAGAGTTCGCCATCGTCATGCCCAATACCGCGCTGGACGCGGCGCACAAGGTACTGGACGAAATCCGCCGGCGCTTTGCCGAGATTCTCTACCCGGCCCAGCCGCAGGATCTACGGTGCACCTTCAGTGCCGGGGTGGTACAGCTGGATGAGGGGCTGGATGCACTGACCATGGCCAGCGCGGCAGACGAGGCGCTGTACCGGGCCAAGCATGCCGGGCGTAATTGCGTGGTGCGGGTAGAGCCCTGA
- a CDS encoding translation initiation factor Sui1: MAKKASSFAALGGLVYSTDAGRHCPDCSQPVDACICKQQAVPEGDGIARVRRESKGRGGKTVTTISGVPLPLEQLKELASTLKRRCGTGGALKDGVIEIQGDHVELLIGELIKQGFKAKKSGG; this comes from the coding sequence GTGGCCAAGAAAGCTTCTTCCTTCGCCGCCCTTGGCGGTCTTGTTTACTCCACCGACGCCGGTCGGCACTGCCCCGACTGCAGCCAGCCGGTAGATGCCTGTATCTGCAAGCAGCAGGCGGTCCCCGAAGGGGATGGCATTGCCCGTGTGCGCCGCGAAAGCAAAGGCCGCGGCGGCAAGACCGTGACCACCATCAGCGGCGTGCCGCTGCCGCTCGAACAGCTCAAGGAGCTGGCCTCTACCCTCAAGCGCCGCTGCGGTACCGGTGGCGCCCTGAAGGATGGGGTCATCGAAATCCAGGGCGACCATGTCGAACTGTTGATCGGCGAACTGATCAAGCAGGGTTTCAAGGCGAAAAAGTCCGGCGGCTGA
- a CDS encoding protein-disulfide reductase DsbD has translation MRRLFFLLFLLLASPAFATGLLDNRPSATLGAASLSNNADFLPVHEAFKLNLVQADGQSIKLRFVATDGYYLYRHRFQFRTEPADVALGTPNIPKGEAKHDEFFGDVEVYHGVLDIELPRNDPRAFTLLVGYQGCADKGLCYPPETARLSIDGEAGASTPASAEHGWSWKSLLLFFLAGVGLTFTPCVLPMLPILSGVVLRGQAGGLRGLALSLAYVLPMAASFAVLGALMGLFGAGLNLQARLQSAWVLVPFALFFVVFALAMFGLFELKLPQALNQRLNNVANHTRGGSLLGAAILGVLSSLLVSPCVSAPLAGALLYISASGDALGGALKLFALGLGMGAPLLLVATGGAAWLPKSGPWLNTVKNAIGVLLLGLAIGLLSRVLPGPLTLLLVGFLAAGVALFLGALEFVVKTTRQRLAQLLGLALLVYALACWYGALSGQGDPLRPLPPPAVVNPGNTSATAAQAWQTVTTPAALDAALAQARSAGQPVLLDWYADWCISCKVIERDVLTAPQVQAQLAGFKLLRFDITESNAEQRTLLDRYQLFGPPALLFFAANGSEITADRVIGEIKTGEFAHILTRVRSKVGL, from the coding sequence ATGCGCCGCCTGTTTTTCCTGCTGTTCCTGCTGCTGGCCAGCCCCGCCTTCGCCACGGGCCTGCTCGACAACCGCCCCAGCGCCACCCTCGGCGCCGCTTCGTTGTCCAACAATGCCGATTTCCTGCCGGTGCACGAAGCGTTCAAGCTCAACCTGGTCCAGGCCGATGGGCAGTCCATCAAGCTGCGCTTCGTCGCCACCGATGGCTATTACCTGTACCGCCACCGCTTCCAGTTCCGTACGGAACCGGCCGACGTCGCCCTGGGCACACCGAACATTCCCAAGGGCGAAGCCAAGCACGATGAGTTCTTCGGCGATGTCGAGGTATACCACGGCGTGCTCGACATCGAACTGCCGCGCAACGACCCACGCGCCTTCACCTTGCTGGTGGGCTACCAGGGCTGTGCCGACAAAGGCCTTTGCTACCCACCGGAAACCGCACGCCTGAGCATCGATGGCGAAGCCGGCGCGAGTACACCGGCCAGCGCCGAACACGGCTGGAGCTGGAAGTCGCTGCTGCTGTTCTTCCTTGCCGGGGTCGGCCTCACCTTCACACCTTGCGTATTGCCCATGCTGCCAATCCTCTCCGGCGTGGTGCTGCGCGGCCAGGCCGGCGGCCTGCGCGGGCTGGCCCTGTCACTGGCTTACGTGTTGCCGATGGCGGCCAGCTTCGCGGTACTCGGCGCCCTGATGGGCCTGTTCGGCGCCGGCCTGAACCTGCAGGCACGCTTGCAATCGGCCTGGGTGCTGGTGCCCTTCGCATTGTTCTTCGTGGTGTTCGCCCTGGCCATGTTCGGCCTGTTCGAGCTGAAGCTGCCGCAGGCCCTCAACCAGCGCCTGAACAATGTCGCCAACCACACCCGGGGTGGCTCGCTGTTGGGCGCAGCGATTCTTGGCGTACTCTCCAGCCTGCTGGTTTCGCCGTGCGTTTCAGCGCCCCTGGCCGGTGCGTTGCTGTATATCAGCGCCAGCGGCGACGCCCTGGGCGGCGCCCTCAAGCTGTTCGCCCTGGGCCTGGGCATGGGCGCACCGCTGCTGCTGGTGGCCACCGGCGGCGCGGCCTGGCTGCCGAAAAGCGGGCCTTGGCTGAACACCGTGAAAAATGCGATCGGCGTGCTGTTGCTGGGCCTGGCCATCGGCCTGCTCAGCCGTGTGCTGCCGGGCCCGTTGACCTTGCTGCTGGTGGGCTTCCTGGCGGCGGGGGTGGCACTGTTCCTCGGCGCCCTGGAGTTCGTGGTCAAGACCACGCGCCAGCGCCTGGCACAACTGCTCGGCCTGGCTTTGCTGGTGTACGCGCTGGCGTGCTGGTACGGCGCCCTCAGCGGCCAGGGCGACCCACTGCGTCCGTTGCCACCGCCCGCCGTGGTAAATCCCGGCAATACCTCGGCAACAGCGGCGCAGGCCTGGCAAACCGTCACCACCCCTGCCGCCCTGGACGCGGCTCTGGCCCAGGCCAGGTCAGCCGGCCAGCCGGTGTTGCTGGACTGGTATGCCGACTGGTGCATCAGTTGCAAGGTGATCGAGCGCGATGTGCTGACCGCCCCGCAGGTGCAGGCCCAACTGGCCGGTTTCAAGCTGCTGCGTTTCGATATCACCGAGAGCAATGCCGAGCAACGTACACTGCTCGACCGCTACCAGCTGTTCGGGCCCCCTGCCCTGCTGTTCTTTGCGGCGAACGGCAGCGAAATTACCGCTGATCGGGTCATTGGGGAGATAAAAACCGGTGAATTTGCGCACATTCTTACGCGCGTACGCAGCAAAGTCGGTCTATAA
- the aroQ gene encoding type II 3-dehydroquinate dehydratase, with amino-acid sequence MATLLVLHGPNLNLLGTREPGHYGAVTLAQINQDLEQRARAAGHHLQYLQSNAEYELIDRIHAARNEGVDFILINPAAFTHTSVALRDALLAVSIPFIEVHLSNVHKREPFRHHSYFSDVAVGVICGLGASGYRLALESALEQLAANAQPK; translated from the coding sequence ATGGCAACGCTACTGGTGCTCCACGGCCCCAACCTCAACCTGCTCGGTACCCGCGAGCCTGGCCACTACGGCGCCGTGACCCTGGCCCAGATCAACCAGGACCTGGAGCAACGTGCCCGCGCCGCCGGCCATCATCTGCAATACCTGCAGAGCAATGCCGAGTACGAACTGATCGACCGTATTCACGCCGCACGCAACGAGGGTGTGGACTTCATCCTGATCAATCCGGCTGCTTTCACGCACACAAGCGTTGCATTACGTGACGCGTTGCTTGCGGTGAGCATCCCATTCATCGAAGTGCACCTGTCCAACGTGCACAAACGCGAACCGTTCCGCCACCACTCCTACTTTTCCGATGTCGCCGTAGGTGTGATCTGCGGCCTGGGCGCCAGCGGTTATCGCCTGGCCCTGGAGTCTGCACTGGAACAACTGGCTGCCAACGCACAGCCCAAATGA
- the accB gene encoding acetyl-CoA carboxylase biotin carboxyl carrier protein, protein MDIRKVKKLIELLEESGIDELEIKEGEESVRISRHSKTPAAQQYFAPAPVAAAPAAAPVAAAAAPAAEAAAAAPALKGTVIRSPMVGTFYRKPSPTSPNFAEVGQSVKKGDTLCIVEAMKMMNHIEADVGGVIDAILVEDGQPVEFDQPLFTIV, encoded by the coding sequence ATGGATATCCGTAAAGTCAAGAAACTGATCGAGCTGCTGGAAGAGTCTGGCATCGACGAACTGGAGATCAAGGAAGGCGAAGAGTCGGTCCGTATCAGCCGCCATAGCAAGACCCCAGCCGCCCAGCAGTACTTCGCACCGGCCCCAGTAGCCGCTGCGCCTGCCGCTGCCCCGGTTGCCGCTGCTGCTGCCCCGGCCGCCGAAGCCGCTGCTGCCGCCCCGGCCCTGAAAGGCACCGTGATCCGCTCGCCAATGGTCGGTACCTTCTACCGCAAGCCTTCGCCAACCTCGCCGAACTTCGCTGAAGTTGGCCAGAGCGTGAAGAAAGGCGACACCCTGTGCATCGTCGAAGCCATGAAGATGATGAACCACATCGAAGCCGATGTTGGCGGTGTCATCGACGCCATTCTGGTAGAAGACGGCCAGCCGGTTGAGTTCGACCAGCCGCTGTTCACCATCGTTTGA
- a CDS encoding NUDIX hydrolase, which translates to MAISPDEAAHRAASDRELVTWVDEADQVLGALPRAELRERGLIGRCTFILLFNSAGELCVHRRTLSKALYPGYWDVAAGGMVTAGEAYADSAARELAEELGIDGVELRFHERFYFDQPDNRLWCAVYSAVSDAPLRLQPEEVSEARFIGLEQAEQESLIKPYCPDSLAALQRYKASLK; encoded by the coding sequence ATGGCTATCAGCCCTGACGAGGCCGCCCACCGGGCGGCTTCCGACCGTGAGCTGGTCACCTGGGTAGATGAAGCCGACCAGGTGCTGGGCGCCTTGCCACGTGCCGAGCTGCGCGAGCGCGGCCTGATCGGGCGGTGTACCTTCATTCTGCTGTTCAATAGCGCCGGCGAGCTGTGCGTGCACCGGCGCACCCTGAGCAAGGCGCTGTACCCGGGCTACTGGGATGTGGCGGCAGGGGGGATGGTCACGGCCGGGGAGGCCTACGCCGATTCGGCGGCGCGTGAGCTGGCCGAAGAGCTGGGGATCGACGGCGTCGAGTTGCGCTTTCATGAGCGCTTCTATTTTGACCAGCCGGATAACCGCTTGTGGTGTGCGGTGTATTCGGCGGTGTCGGATGCGCCGTTGCGGCTGCAGCCGGAAGAGGTGAGCGAGGCGCGCTTCATTGGCCTGGAGCAGGCTGAGCAGGAAAGCCTGATCAAGCCGTATTGCCCGGACTCGTTGGCGGCGTTGCAGCGCTATAAAGCCAGCCTCAAATAG
- the accC gene encoding acetyl-CoA carboxylase biotin carboxylase subunit — MSGKLEKVLIANRGEIALRILRACKELGIKTVAVHSTADRELMHLGLADESVCIGPASSKDSYLHIPAIIAAAEVTGATAIHPGYGFLAENADFAEQVEKSGFAFIGPKADTIRLMGDKVSAKDAMIKSGVPTVPGSDGPLPEDEEVALAIARDVGYPVIIKAAGGGGGRGMRVVHKEEDLIASAKLTRTEAGAAFGNPMVYLEKFLTNPRHVEVQVLSDGQGNAVHLGDRDCSLQRRHQKVLEEAPAPGIDEKARQEVFKRCVDACIEIGYRGAGTFEFLYENGRFYFIEMNTRVQVEHPVSEMVTGIDIVKEMLSIAAGNKLSFRQEDVVIRGHALECRINAEDPKKFIPSPGKVKHFHAPGGNGVRVDSHLYSGYSVPPNYDSLIGKLITYGKDRDEAMARMRNALDEIVVDGIKTNIPLHRDLVRDEGFCKGGVNIHYLEHKLANQE; from the coding sequence ATGTCTGGGAAGCTCGAAAAAGTCCTGATCGCCAACCGCGGGGAAATTGCCCTGCGGATCCTGCGTGCCTGCAAAGAGCTGGGTATCAAGACCGTCGCCGTGCACTCCACTGCCGACCGTGAACTGATGCACCTGGGCCTGGCAGACGAGTCGGTCTGCATCGGCCCTGCATCGTCCAAGGATTCCTACCTGCATATCCCGGCGATCATCGCTGCCGCCGAAGTCACCGGCGCCACCGCGATCCACCCGGGCTACGGCTTCCTGGCGGAAAACGCCGACTTCGCCGAGCAGGTGGAAAAATCCGGTTTCGCCTTCATCGGCCCGAAAGCCGACACCATTCGCCTGATGGGCGACAAGGTTTCGGCCAAGGACGCGATGATCAAGTCGGGCGTACCGACCGTACCGGGCTCCGATGGCCCGCTGCCGGAAGACGAAGAAGTCGCCCTGGCGATTGCCCGTGACGTCGGCTACCCGGTGATCATCAAGGCCGCCGGTGGCGGCGGTGGTCGCGGCATGCGCGTGGTGCACAAGGAAGAGGACCTGATCGCCTCGGCCAAGCTCACCCGTACCGAAGCCGGTGCTGCCTTCGGCAACCCGATGGTCTACCTGGAGAAGTTCCTGACCAACCCACGCCACGTGGAAGTGCAGGTCCTGTCCGACGGCCAGGGCAACGCCGTGCACCTGGGCGACCGTGACTGCTCGCTGCAGCGCCGTCACCAGAAGGTACTGGAAGAAGCGCCAGCCCCGGGCATCGATGAGAAAGCCCGTCAGGAAGTGTTCAAGCGCTGTGTCGATGCGTGCATCGAGATCGGCTACCGTGGTGCGGGCACCTTCGAGTTCCTGTACGAGAACGGCCGCTTCTACTTCATCGAGATGAACACCCGTGTGCAGGTTGAGCACCCGGTGTCGGAGATGGTGACCGGTATCGACATCGTCAAGGAGATGCTCAGCATCGCCGCTGGCAACAAGCTGTCGTTCCGCCAGGAAGACGTGGTCATTCGTGGCCACGCGCTGGAATGCCGTATCAACGCCGAAGACCCGAAGAAGTTCATCCCGAGCCCTGGCAAGGTGAAGCACTTCCACGCCCCGGGTGGCAACGGCGTGCGCGTCGATTCGCACCTGTACAGCGGTTACTCGGTTCCGCCGAACTACGACTCGCTGATCGGCAAGCTGATCACCTACGGCAAGGACCGCGACGAAGCCATGGCGCGCATGCGCAATGCCCTGGACGAGATTGTCGTCGACGGCATCAAGACCAACATCCCGCTGCACCGCGACCTGGTGCGTGATGAAGGTTTCTGCAAAGGCGGCGTCAACATTCACTACCTCGAGCACAAACTGGCCAACCAGGAGTGA